The following coding sequences are from one Sulfitobacter sp. HNIBRBA3233 window:
- the tkt gene encoding transketolase, with the protein MDLKALASAHPEHWSKAGAIRALTLDAVIAANSGHSGMPIGMADVATVLFERHLKFDAAQPTWPDRDRFILSAGHGSMLIYALLHLVGDAQFPIEEIKNFRQMGARTAGHPENFLADAIETTTGPLGQGIANSVGFAMAEEIQRATYGAKVVDHHTYVIAGDGCLMEGVSQEAIAIAGRHQLSKLIVMWDNNDITIDGPVSLSDRTDQVARFRAAGWDVQEIDGHNPDEIDAALTAAKKTATPSMIACKTHIALGHAAQDTSKGHGALTDDAAATAAKEAWGWTAAPFDVPKDIKQAWEAIGARGADVRRAWEERFDKMPRAKRETFNRALALDAPKKLSATIKAFKKQTSETAPKLATRASSEKVLEVINPIMPETVGGSADLTGSNNTKTADLGVFDVMSREGRYVYWGIREHGMASAMNGMALHGGVRPYSGTFMCFTDYARPAMRLSALMKQPVVYVMTHDSIGLGEDGPTHQPVEHLAISRATPNTLVFRPADTVETAEAWEIALTEKSTPSVLSLTRQGVPTVRLEHKNKNLTAQGGYVLKDAEGKRQVILIATGSEVSVALAARDLLQAEGIGTRVVSLPCMELFAQQDEAYRKRVLPGGAVRVGVEAGVRQGWDRWLLGERGKWGKADFVGMDSFGASAPADELFQKYGITAENVATRAKALL; encoded by the coding sequence GTGGATCTCAAAGCCCTCGCATCCGCCCACCCCGAACATTGGTCAAAGGCGGGCGCGATCCGCGCGCTCACGCTCGACGCGGTAATAGCAGCGAATTCCGGCCATTCCGGCATGCCCATCGGCATGGCCGATGTGGCCACGGTGCTGTTCGAACGGCACCTGAAGTTCGACGCCGCGCAGCCGACATGGCCCGACCGGGACCGTTTCATCCTGTCCGCCGGACACGGCTCCATGCTGATCTACGCACTGCTGCATCTGGTCGGCGATGCCCAGTTCCCGATCGAGGAGATCAAGAATTTCCGCCAGATGGGCGCGCGCACCGCGGGCCATCCCGAGAATTTCCTTGCCGATGCGATCGAAACCACCACCGGGCCGCTGGGGCAAGGGATCGCCAATTCCGTGGGCTTTGCCATGGCAGAAGAGATCCAGCGGGCCACCTATGGCGCGAAAGTGGTCGACCACCACACATATGTGATCGCCGGTGACGGCTGCCTGATGGAAGGCGTGAGCCAGGAAGCGATCGCCATCGCCGGGCGTCATCAGCTGAGCAAGCTGATCGTGATGTGGGACAACAACGACATCACCATCGACGGTCCCGTCAGCCTGTCGGACCGCACCGATCAGGTCGCGCGCTTCCGCGCCGCCGGATGGGACGTGCAGGAAATCGACGGCCACAACCCCGACGAGATCGACGCGGCACTGACGGCTGCCAAAAAGACCGCGACCCCCAGCATGATCGCCTGCAAGACCCACATCGCGCTGGGACACGCTGCACAGGACACCTCCAAGGGCCACGGCGCGCTGACCGATGACGCCGCCGCAACGGCGGCGAAAGAGGCCTGGGGCTGGACCGCGGCGCCCTTCGACGTGCCCAAGGACATCAAGCAGGCCTGGGAAGCGATCGGCGCACGCGGTGCCGATGTGCGCCGCGCCTGGGAGGAACGCTTTGACAAGATGCCACGCGCCAAGCGCGAGACTTTCAACCGCGCACTCGCGCTTGACGCGCCAAAGAAGCTGAGCGCGACGATCAAGGCGTTCAAGAAGCAAACCTCGGAAACCGCGCCGAAACTGGCCACACGGGCCTCGTCGGAAAAGGTGCTGGAAGTGATCAACCCGATCATGCCCGAAACCGTTGGCGGCTCTGCGGACCTGACCGGATCGAACAACACCAAAACCGCCGATCTGGGTGTTTTCGACGTCATGTCGCGCGAGGGTCGCTATGTCTACTGGGGCATCCGCGAGCACGGAATGGCGAGCGCCATGAACGGCATGGCCTTGCACGGCGGCGTGCGCCCCTATTCGGGCACCTTCATGTGTTTCACCGACTACGCGCGCCCCGCGATGCGCCTGTCCGCGCTGATGAAACAGCCCGTGGTCTATGTGATGACCCACGACAGCATCGGTCTGGGCGAAGACGGGCCGACTCACCAGCCGGTCGAGCATCTGGCCATCAGCCGCGCCACACCGAACACGCTGGTCTTCCGCCCTGCCGACACGGTCGAGACCGCCGAGGCGTGGGAAATCGCGCTGACGGAAAAATCCACCCCCTCGGTTCTGTCGCTGACCCGTCAGGGTGTGCCGACCGTCCGGTTGGAGCATAAGAACAAGAACCTCACCGCGCAGGGCGGCTACGTTCTGAAGGATGCCGAAGGCAAGCGGCAGGTGATCCTGATCGCGACCGGATCGGAAGTATCCGTGGCGCTGGCCGCGCGCGATCTGCTTCAGGCCGAAGGGATCGGCACCCGCGTGGTGTCCCTGCCCTGCATGGAGCTTTTTGCCCAGCAGGACGAGGCATACCGCAAGCGGGTTCTGCCCGGAGGTGCCGTACGTGTGGGCGTGGAAGCAGGCGTGCGGCAAGGCTGGGACCGCTGGCTTCTGGGCGAACGTGGCAAATGGGGCAAGGCCGATTTCGTGGGCATGGACAGCTTTGGCGCATCCGCACCAGCCGACGAATTGTTCCAGAAATACGGCATCACCGCCGAGAATGTCGCGACACGGGCCAAAGCCCTGCTCTGA
- a CDS encoding BolA/IbaG family iron-sulfur metabolism protein gives MPMQAHEIEELLRAEFPDAQIVVEGSDGVHMAAMVVDESFRGKNRVQQQRAVYAALKGKMDGPQGDLHALALTTKVPE, from the coding sequence ATGCCCATGCAAGCCCACGAGATCGAAGAGCTTTTGCGCGCAGAGTTCCCCGACGCACAGATCGTGGTCGAGGGCAGCGATGGCGTGCATATGGCGGCCATGGTCGTCGACGAGAGTTTCCGCGGCAAGAACCGCGTGCAGCAACAGCGCGCGGTCTATGCCGCCCTCAAAGGCAAGATGGATGGCCCGCAAGGGGATCTGCACGCGCTTGCCCTCACAACAAAGGTACCGGAATGA
- a CDS encoding xanthine dehydrogenase family protein molybdopterin-binding subunit: protein MPKDSGIGASTKRREDIRFLTGDGNYTDDINLRGQAHVVFLRSDVAHGRINNIGTEAAAAMPGVLKIFTAADFEAAGGIPCGWQVTDRHGEPMQEPKHPILAEGKVRHVGDPIAAVVAETADQARDAAEAIELDIEELPAVIDMKKAVEDGATKVHDDLTSNLCYDWSLVEENKEAVEQAFKDAAHVTTLELVNNRLVPNAMEPRVAVGDYNRASGDHTLYTTSQNPHVIRLLMGAFVLGIPEHKLRVVAPDVGGGFGSKIYHYAEEAFCTFAAKALNRPVKWTCTRSEAFLSDAHARDHQTKIELALDADNNFTAVRTMTYANMGAYLSTFAPSIPTWLHGTLMAGNYKTPLVYVNVKAVFTNTVPVDAYRGAGRPEATYQLERVIDKAARELGLDPIALRRQNFITEFPYQTPVAVEYDSGDFHRLMDKLEASADLGGFAARRAESEKKGKLRGLGINCFIEACGIAPSNLVGQLGARAGLYESATVRVNATGGLVVMTGSHSHGQGHETVFPQVIAEMTGLSEDMIEIVHGDTANTPMGMGTYGSRSIAVGGPAMVRAAEKIIAKMKKIAGHLLEASDDDIDLKDGAFSVAGTDKSVAWGDVTLAAYVPHNYPLEDIEPGLEETAFYDPANFTYPAGAYACEVEVDPDTGEVTIAKFTTADDFGNVINPMIVEGQVHGGLTQGIGQAMLENAAYDEDGQLRSASYMDYAMPRAKDVPMFTVDHTNGTPCTHNPLGVKGCGEAGAIGSTPTVVNAVVDALQSGGHKVDHVDMPVTPSRVWEAMNR from the coding sequence ATGCCAAAGGACAGTGGTATCGGCGCCAGCACGAAGCGGCGCGAGGACATCCGGTTTCTGACCGGTGATGGCAATTACACCGACGACATCAATCTGCGCGGACAGGCTCACGTGGTCTTCCTGCGCTCCGACGTGGCGCACGGGCGGATCAACAACATCGGCACCGAGGCGGCTGCCGCGATGCCCGGCGTTCTGAAAATCTTTACCGCCGCCGATTTCGAAGCGGCGGGCGGCATTCCGTGCGGCTGGCAGGTGACCGACCGCCACGGCGAGCCGATGCAGGAACCCAAGCACCCGATTCTTGCCGAGGGCAAGGTGCGGCATGTGGGCGATCCCATCGCGGCCGTCGTCGCCGAAACCGCCGATCAGGCCCGCGACGCCGCCGAGGCGATCGAGCTCGATATCGAGGAGCTGCCTGCGGTCATCGACATGAAAAAAGCGGTCGAGGACGGCGCGACCAAGGTCCACGACGACCTGACCTCGAACCTGTGCTACGATTGGAGCCTTGTCGAAGAGAACAAGGAAGCGGTCGAACAGGCGTTCAAGGACGCCGCGCATGTCACCACGCTCGAGCTGGTCAACAACCGTCTCGTGCCCAACGCGATGGAGCCACGCGTTGCTGTCGGCGATTACAACCGCGCCAGCGGAGATCATACGCTCTATACCACATCGCAGAACCCGCATGTGATCCGCCTGCTGATGGGCGCGTTCGTTCTGGGCATCCCCGAGCACAAGCTGCGCGTCGTGGCACCTGACGTGGGCGGCGGCTTCGGCTCCAAGATCTACCACTACGCCGAGGAAGCCTTCTGCACCTTCGCGGCCAAGGCGTTGAACCGTCCGGTGAAATGGACCTGTACCCGCTCGGAAGCCTTCTTGTCGGATGCACACGCGCGCGACCACCAGACCAAGATCGAACTGGCGCTGGATGCGGATAACAACTTCACCGCCGTGCGCACGATGACCTATGCGAACATGGGGGCCTATCTGTCGACCTTCGCGCCGTCGATCCCGACATGGCTGCACGGCACGCTGATGGCGGGCAACTACAAAACGCCGCTGGTCTATGTGAACGTCAAGGCGGTGTTCACCAACACCGTGCCGGTCGACGCCTACCGCGGTGCCGGACGCCCCGAGGCGACGTACCAGCTGGAGCGTGTGATCGACAAGGCCGCGCGCGAGCTGGGGCTCGACCCGATTGCCCTGCGCCGCCAGAACTTCATCACCGAATTCCCCTACCAGACACCGGTGGCCGTTGAATATGACAGCGGCGATTTCCACCGCCTGATGGACAAGCTGGAGGCCAGCGCCGATCTGGGCGGTTTTGCCGCCCGCCGTGCCGAAAGCGAGAAGAAGGGCAAATTGCGTGGTCTTGGCATCAACTGCTTCATCGAGGCCTGCGGCATCGCGCCGTCGAACCTCGTCGGGCAGCTGGGGGCGCGTGCCGGTCTCTACGAATCCGCCACCGTGCGGGTGAATGCCACCGGCGGTCTGGTGGTGATGACCGGCAGCCACAGCCACGGGCAGGGGCACGAGACCGTGTTCCCGCAGGTCATCGCGGAGATGACCGGTCTGAGCGAGGATATGATCGAGATCGTGCACGGTGACACCGCCAACACCCCGATGGGCATGGGCACCTACGGGTCACGCTCGATCGCCGTGGGCGGGCCCGCCATGGTGCGCGCCGCCGAAAAGATCATCGCCAAGATGAAGAAGATCGCGGGCCACCTGCTGGAAGCGTCGGACGACGACATCGACCTCAAGGACGGGGCGTTCTCGGTCGCGGGCACGGACAAGAGCGTGGCCTGGGGCGATGTAACGCTCGCTGCCTATGTGCCGCACAACTACCCGCTGGAGGATATCGAACCGGGGCTCGAGGAGACCGCATTCTACGATCCGGCGAATTTCACCTATCCCGCCGGGGCCTACGCCTGCGAGGTCGAAGTCGACCCCGATACCGGCGAGGTGACGATCGCGAAATTCACCACGGCGGATGATTTCGGCAATGTCATCAACCCGATGATCGTCGAAGGCCAGGTGCACGGCGGTCTGACGCAGGGCATCGGACAGGCAATGCTGGAGAACGCGGCCTACGACGAAGACGGCCAGTTGCGCAGCGCGTCCTACATGGATTACGCGATGCCACGTGCCAAGGACGTGCCGATGTTCACTGTCGACCATACCAACGGCACACCCTGCACCCACAACCCGCTTGGCGTGAAGGGCTGCGGCGAAGCCGGTGCCATCGGCTCCACCCCGACGGTTGTCAACGCGGTGGTCGATGCGCTGCAATCGGGGGGACACAAGGTGGATCACGTCGATATGCCGGTGACCCCGTCACGGGTCTGGGAGGCGATGAACCGCTGA
- a CDS encoding DUF808 domain-containing protein has protein sequence MSGLIALLDDVAAIAKVAASSVDDVIGQATKASAKAAGAVIDDAAVTPKYVHGFEAKRELPIIWRITKGSLRNKLLILLPVGLALSAFAPWAIPPLLMLGGAYLCFEGAEKIAHALGISEGHTDHPAKGKVIEDPAHLEEEKAQGAIKTDFILSAEIMTIALSNIPNLGFWMEAATLAMVAIIITVAVYGSVALIVKMDDIGLSMANAGRLGVTRAIGRGLVKGMPGFLKALTIVGTAAMLWVGGSIIVHGLEVMGFAAPAQIIHDAAYAVAHAVDRWQGAVEWTVTAALDGVLGLALGVVLIPIGEKIITPIWRAVTAKMP, from the coding sequence GTGAGTGGATTGATTGCATTACTGGACGATGTCGCCGCGATCGCGAAAGTGGCGGCGTCTTCGGTGGATGACGTGATCGGGCAGGCGACCAAGGCTTCGGCCAAGGCCGCGGGCGCGGTCATCGACGACGCGGCGGTTACGCCGAAATACGTTCACGGCTTCGAAGCCAAGCGCGAACTGCCGATCATCTGGCGCATCACCAAGGGATCGCTGCGAAACAAGCTTCTTATCCTTCTGCCCGTGGGTCTGGCGCTGTCGGCCTTCGCGCCCTGGGCGATTCCACCGCTTCTGATGCTGGGCGGTGCCTATCTATGTTTCGAGGGCGCGGAAAAGATCGCCCACGCGTTGGGGATCAGCGAGGGCCACACGGACCATCCCGCCAAGGGCAAGGTGATCGAGGATCCCGCGCACCTCGAAGAGGAAAAGGCGCAAGGCGCGATCAAGACCGATTTCATCCTGTCCGCCGAGATCATGACCATCGCGCTGTCGAATATCCCCAACCTCGGGTTCTGGATGGAGGCGGCGACGCTGGCCATGGTGGCGATCATCATCACGGTCGCGGTCTACGGCTCCGTGGCGCTGATCGTGAAGATGGACGATATCGGGCTGAGCATGGCCAATGCCGGACGGCTTGGCGTGACGCGCGCGATCGGGCGCGGTCTGGTCAAGGGCATGCCGGGGTTCCTGAAGGCGCTGACGATCGTAGGCACGGCGGCGATGCTGTGGGTCGGTGGATCCATCATTGTCCACGGGCTTGAAGTAATGGGGTTCGCCGCACCGGCCCAGATCATCCACGATGCCGCCTATGCGGTCGCACATGCGGTGGACCGCTGGCAGGGGGCCGTGGAATGGACCGTGACCGCGGCGCTCGACGGTGTGCTTGGCCTTGCCCTCGGGGTCGTGCTGATCCCCATCGGCGAAAAGATCATCACCCCGATCTGGCGGGCCGTCACCGCCAAGATGCCTTGA
- a CDS encoding XdhC family protein, translating into MTHPIAGAPEQALEWIRAGKGAALATVVETWGSAPRRVGAQMVVSSDAEMEGSVSGGCVEGAVVVEALEALEEGESRLLEYGVSDGDAFAVGLACGGTIRVLVEPVGEGGIPVAVLETLVAHRADRRPVAYEVGLDGSRRSLVTDGYENRFRTDRSGVEEDGETFVAVHNPPLRLVVVGAVHIAQALVPMARIAGFDPVVIDPREAFGAPARFPDARVVNDWPDAALAEIGLDARCALVLLTHDPKLDDPALLLALKSQVFYIGALGSTRTHAKRVERMQEAGFDDDAIARIHGPVGLNIGAASPAEIAVSILAQMIDRLRRP; encoded by the coding sequence ATGACACATCCGATCGCAGGTGCGCCCGAACAGGCGCTGGAATGGATCCGCGCGGGCAAGGGCGCGGCCCTCGCCACGGTGGTCGAAACATGGGGCTCGGCGCCGCGCCGCGTGGGCGCGCAGATGGTGGTCTCGTCGGATGCGGAAATGGAAGGCTCCGTTTCGGGTGGCTGCGTCGAGGGCGCGGTGGTCGTCGAGGCGCTGGAAGCGCTGGAAGAGGGCGAAAGCAGGCTTCTGGAATACGGTGTCAGCGACGGCGATGCCTTCGCGGTCGGGCTCGCCTGCGGCGGCACGATCCGTGTGCTTGTCGAACCCGTTGGCGAGGGCGGGATCCCGGTCGCGGTGCTCGAAACCCTCGTCGCGCACCGCGCGGACCGCCGCCCCGTGGCCTACGAAGTCGGGCTCGATGGCAGCCGGCGTTCGCTGGTCACCGACGGGTACGAAAACCGCTTCCGCACCGACCGCTCCGGTGTCGAGGAGGACGGCGAGACCTTCGTCGCGGTCCATAATCCACCCTTGCGGCTGGTCGTGGTCGGTGCGGTGCATATCGCGCAGGCGCTGGTCCCGATGGCGCGTATCGCGGGGTTCGATCCGGTCGTCATCGACCCGCGCGAAGCGTTCGGCGCGCCCGCGCGTTTTCCCGATGCCCGCGTGGTCAACGACTGGCCCGATGCGGCGCTAGCCGAGATCGGTCTCGATGCCCGCTGCGCGCTGGTGCTGCTGACCCACGATCCCAAACTCGACGATCCCGCCCTGCTGCTGGCGCTGAAGTCGCAGGTCTTCTACATCGGCGCGCTGGGATCGACCCGCACCCACGCCAAGCGGGTCGAGCGGATGCAGGAGGCAGGTTTCGATGACGACGCGATCGCGCGCATCCACGGCCCCGTGGGTCTGAACATCGGGGCGGCCAGCCCCGCCGAAATCGCCGTGTCGATCCTTGCCCAGATGATCGACCGGTTGCGCCGCCCGTGA
- the gap gene encoding type I glyceraldehyde-3-phosphate dehydrogenase has translation MTIKVGINGFGRIGRCTLSHIAASGRDDIEVIKLNATGPIETAAHLLRYDSVHGRFPGDITVDDGYLNLGQNDIEVMSTYNLEELDWSGCDVVLECTGKFNDGNKARAHIEQGAKKVLLSAPGKNVDRTIVFGVNDDTLQASDTMISNGSCTTNCLAPLAKVMHEAVGIESGLMTTIHSYTGDQPTLDRRHKDLYRARAAAMAIIPTSTGAAKALGEVLPALKGKLDGTAMRVPTPNVSAVDLTFTAGRDVTVEEINAAAKAAAEGHMSRVMAYDPAQKVSIDFNHTEHSSIFAPDQTIVVAGRTVRVLAWYDNEWAFSVRMADVAVAMGQLR, from the coding sequence ATGACCATCAAAGTCGGCATCAACGGTTTCGGCCGTATCGGGCGTTGCACCCTGTCGCATATCGCGGCCAGCGGGCGTGACGATATCGAAGTCATCAAGCTCAACGCGACGGGCCCCATCGAAACGGCAGCGCATCTTCTGCGTTACGACAGTGTCCACGGGCGTTTCCCGGGCGATATCACGGTCGACGACGGCTATCTGAACCTCGGGCAGAACGATATCGAGGTCATGTCCACTTACAACCTCGAAGAGCTGGACTGGTCCGGCTGTGACGTGGTGCTGGAATGCACGGGCAAATTCAACGATGGCAACAAGGCCCGCGCCCATATCGAACAGGGCGCAAAGAAGGTCCTGCTGTCCGCACCGGGCAAGAACGTCGACCGCACCATCGTGTTCGGCGTCAATGACGACACGCTGCAGGCCTCGGACACGATGATCTCGAACGGGTCGTGCACCACGAACTGCCTTGCTCCGCTGGCGAAGGTCATGCACGAGGCCGTGGGCATCGAAAGCGGCCTGATGACCACGATCCACAGCTACACGGGCGACCAGCCGACGCTGGACCGCCGTCACAAGGATCTCTACCGCGCCCGCGCGGCGGCGATGGCGATCATCCCCACTTCGACCGGTGCCGCCAAGGCCCTTGGCGAGGTATTGCCCGCGCTCAAGGGTAAGCTGGACGGGACCGCGATGCGCGTGCCGACGCCGAATGTCTCGGCGGTGGACCTGACCTTTACTGCCGGTCGCGATGTGACGGTGGAGGAAATCAACGCCGCCGCCAAGGCCGCAGCCGAGGGTCACATGAGCCGTGTGATGGCCTATGATCCGGCGCAGAAGGTGTCGATCGACTTCAACCACACCGAGCATAGCTCGATCTTTGCGCCGGACCAGACGATCGTCGTGGCGGGCCGCACCGTGCGGGTGCTGGCCTGGTACGACAACGAATGGGCGTTCTCGGTGCGGATGGCCGATGTGGCCGTGGCCATGGGCCAGCTGCGCTGA
- the grxD gene encoding Grx4 family monothiol glutaredoxin yields the protein MSDAQTQIKQTVTENDVVLFMKGTKSMPQCGFSSRVAGVLNYMGVEYADVNVLADENIRQGIKDYSDWPTIPQLYVKGEFVGGCDIITEMTLSGELDTLFAENGVTFDKDAAEKIREANG from the coding sequence ATGAGCGACGCACAGACACAGATCAAGCAAACCGTGACAGAAAACGACGTGGTTCTGTTCATGAAGGGCACGAAATCGATGCCGCAATGCGGTTTTTCCAGCCGCGTAGCCGGTGTGCTGAACTACATGGGTGTGGAATATGCCGATGTGAACGTTCTGGCCGACGAGAATATCCGTCAGGGGATCAAGGACTATTCCGACTGGCCGACCATTCCGCAGCTTTACGTCAAGGGCGAGTTCGTCGGCGGCTGCGACATCATCACAGAGATGACGCTGTCGGGCGAGCTGGACACGCTATTCGCCGAGAACGGTGTGACCTTCGACAAGGACGCGGCGGAGAAGATCCGCGAAGCGAACGGCTGA
- a CDS encoding (2Fe-2S)-binding protein, with amino-acid sequence MTQVKMTVNGKAASGEVEGRTLLVQFLRENLGLTGTHVGCDTSQCGACVVHVNGEAVKSCSMLAVEADGAEVATIEGQAAPDGTLNTIQQAFQDHHGLQCGFCTPGMVMSAAALLKENPKPTEAEVRHYLDGNICRCTGYHNIVKAIMAASGQDVGAIAAE; translated from the coding sequence ATGACACAGGTTAAGATGACCGTGAACGGCAAGGCCGCGTCGGGCGAAGTCGAAGGCCGAACCCTTCTGGTGCAGTTTCTGCGCGAGAATCTGGGCCTGACCGGCACGCACGTGGGCTGCGATACCAGCCAATGTGGCGCCTGCGTGGTGCATGTGAACGGCGAAGCGGTCAAATCCTGCTCGATGCTGGCAGTGGAGGCCGATGGCGCCGAGGTCGCCACTATCGAGGGGCAGGCGGCGCCCGACGGCACGCTCAACACGATCCAGCAGGCGTTTCAGGATCACCACGGCCTTCAGTGCGGATTCTGCACACCGGGCATGGTGATGTCCGCCGCCGCCCTGCTGAAGGAAAACCCCAAACCGACCGAGGCCGAGGTACGTCACTACCTTGACGGCAACATCTGCCGCTGCACCGGCTATCACAACATCGTCAAGGCGATCATGGCCGCATCCGGTCAGGACGTCGGCGCGATCGCGGCGGAATAG
- a CDS encoding VOC family protein yields MAAPDFIEIGSDDPKATTAFFTAVMDWTWEDGEGGGGYFTDGTRKVGMHQEGTPCMVPYLAVDNIEVAVARVKSAGGALMGEIAEAPGFGRFATCTDPRGVRFGLHEK; encoded by the coding sequence GTGGCCGCGCCCGACTTCATCGAGATCGGATCCGACGATCCCAAGGCCACCACAGCCTTCTTCACTGCGGTGATGGACTGGACGTGGGAGGACGGCGAAGGCGGCGGTGGCTATTTTACCGACGGCACGCGCAAGGTCGGCATGCATCAGGAGGGGACGCCGTGCATGGTGCCCTATCTGGCGGTCGACAACATCGAAGTGGCCGTCGCGCGGGTGAAATCCGCCGGTGGCGCGCTGATGGGTGAAATCGCGGAGGCACCGGGCTTTGGCCGGTTCGCGACCTGCACCGATCCGCGCGGTGTCCGTTTCGGCCTGCACGAGAAATAA
- a CDS encoding cell division protein ZapA: MPEVKISIGGRHFDVACQEGEESYLHAAAKMLDDEAQVLNDQVGRMPEARMLLMAGLMLADKTASVEDKIVEIRAELAEREAELHGLRNRVVEPERIEVPVVPQSVTDTLAEIAARAEALAAEVDEKAGG; this comes from the coding sequence ATGCCGGAGGTCAAGATTTCGATCGGTGGACGCCATTTCGATGTCGCCTGCCAGGAGGGCGAGGAAAGCTACCTGCACGCGGCGGCCAAGATGCTGGATGACGAAGCGCAGGTGCTCAACGACCAGGTCGGGCGGATGCCCGAGGCGCGGATGCTGCTGATGGCAGGGCTGATGCTGGCCGACAAGACGGCGAGCGTCGAGGACAAGATCGTCGAGATCCGCGCCGAACTGGCCGAGCGCGAGGCGGAACTGCACGGCCTGCGCAACCGCGTCGTGGAGCCCGAGCGCATCGAAGTGCCGGTGGTCCCGCAGTCGGTTACGGACACGCTCGCCGAAATCGCCGCGCGTGCCGAGGCACTGGCGGCGGAGGTCGACGAGAAAGCGGGCGGCTGA
- a CDS encoding molybdopterin-binding protein, with the protein MIFGDVPLDQAEGAILAHSVSLPDGRLRKGQVLGPDDIAALRAAGLAEVVAAQLGPQDVDENTAAGELADALMLGHGQLRRSAAFTGRVNLLADGPGVAMLDVAAIEAVNAIDPMITVATVPPFQQMADGGMIATIKIISYAVPRAALDAATAAARGAIGMAAPVIDSADLIITEIPGGAGEKGRRAIEDRLAALGVTLAEVVTVPHRRDALETALGGLRSPLTLILTGSATSDSADVAPQALIGAGGQLTRFGMPVDPGNLLFLGHLRDRQVIGLPGCARSPALNGADWVLSRIVCGVAVSAADIAGMGVGGLLKEIPTRPQPRRGRKG; encoded by the coding sequence GTGATCTTCGGCGACGTCCCGCTGGATCAGGCCGAGGGCGCGATTCTCGCCCACAGTGTCAGCCTGCCCGACGGGCGCCTGCGCAAGGGTCAGGTGCTCGGCCCGGACGACATCGCCGCCCTGCGCGCCGCTGGCCTGGCCGAGGTTGTCGCCGCACAGCTCGGTCCGCAGGACGTGGATGAAAACACCGCCGCGGGCGAGCTGGCGGATGCGCTGATGCTGGGCCACGGGCAGCTGCGGCGCAGCGCGGCCTTTACGGGCCGGGTCAACCTGCTGGCCGATGGCCCCGGCGTGGCAATGCTCGATGTCGCAGCGATCGAGGCGGTCAATGCGATCGATCCGATGATAACCGTGGCCACGGTGCCGCCGTTCCAGCAGATGGCCGACGGCGGCATGATCGCCACGATCAAGATCATCTCCTACGCTGTGCCGCGCGCGGCGCTGGATGCGGCCACCGCCGCCGCGCGCGGCGCCATCGGTATGGCCGCCCCGGTGATCGACAGTGCCGACCTGATCATCACCGAAATCCCCGGTGGCGCGGGCGAAAAGGGCAGGCGCGCGATCGAGGACCGGCTCGCCGCGCTCGGCGTGACGCTGGCCGAAGTCGTGACCGTGCCACACCGGCGCGATGCGCTGGAAACGGCACTGGGCGGCCTGCGTAGTCCGCTCACGCTGATCCTGACCGGATCCGCGACGTCGGACAGCGCCGATGTCGCACCGCAGGCGCTGATCGGGGCGGGGGGCCAGCTGACGCGCTTCGGCATGCCCGTCGATCCAGGGAATCTTCTGTTTCTGGGGCATCTGCGCGACCGTCAGGTGATCGGTCTGCCGGGCTGCGCGCGGTCTCCGGCGCTCAACGGGGCCGATTGGGTCCTGTCGCGGATCGTCTGCGGCGTCGCGGTGAGTGCGGCGGATATCGCGGGTATGGGGGTGGGCGGTTTGCTGAAGGAAATACCGACCCGACCGCAGCCGCGCCGGGGGCGAAAGGGCTGA